The Candidatus Zixiibacteriota bacterium nucleotide sequence TCGGTCTGTCCATGCTGGTTCGCCCCTCGTCCACGCGCCGATCCCTGCCATGCCATGCGCTTTCGTTCGTCGGTTCCGTGTCGCCGGTCGGTCACCTGCTTCAGATCGCCGTCGCGACGCGAACGCTTGCCGACGAGGCGCTAAGGCGAGGGGCGAAAGCGGTTCTCATCGACACCACCGGGCTGGTCGTTGGAACCGCCGGCTTCCAGCTGAAGTCGGCCAAAATCGCCCTGCTCGACCCGCAACACGTCGTCGCATTTCAGCGCCGGAACGAGCTTGAGCCGGTGCTCTCGCTGTTCGAGCATCGGCCGAATCTCGCGATCCACCGCCTGCCGGCCTGCCGCTCTGCGCGGCTGAGGAGCCTTGCCGAGCGTTATCGCTATAGAACGCGGCGATTCCGCGCTTATTTTCGGCGGGCGAGGTCGCTCGCATTCGACGCCAGCCGTCTGATCGTTTTGTCGCCTCCGTCGGGCAGGCTCGGCTCGTCGGCCGAACCGCTCCTCCCGCTCCTTTCTCTGGACCGGCTTTCGCCGGAGAGCCTCAAGGGACTTCTGGTCGGGCTCAACTACGACTATAATCGGACCGTCGCCCTGGGATTGATCCAGCGCCTCCATTCCCGAGGCGACACGATAGAGATCCTCGCACCGCTCAGGGAAGCCTCCTGTGTTCGCGTGATTCAGATCTCGAACATCCGCCTGGCCCGGCGCGGCGAAGATCTCGGCGAATAGAATGACCGAAACCTGGAACCGGAAACTGGCCCGGGAACTGGTTGCGGCGGTCATCTTCCGGCTTTCTCATCCCTGCAAAGGAAATCCTGTTTTCTTCCCTCGGATGAAGAATCATGGGATGGGCGCCTTGGCATGTTCAATGCAAGTCATTCGCTCGAAGCCTCTTCCGCGTAGGAGAATCGTCATGATGTTCAGGGATCGAGAGCACGCAGCCTCGCTGCTGCTTCAAAAGCTGATCAAGTACAAGCCGCAAAAGCCGCTGGTCCTGGGAATCCCGAGGGGAGCCGTTCCCATGGCGAAGGTGATCGCCGACGGCCTGGACGGGGACCTCGACGTGGTCCTGGTGCACAAGCTGGGCGCTCCCGGCCAACCCGAATTCGCCATCGGGTCGGTCGACGAGCAGGGGCGGGTCTATCTTTCCGGCGCCGCGGCCGAACTGGGAGTCAGCGAGGAATATCTGGAAAGGGAAAAAG carries:
- a CDS encoding Clp1/GlmU family protein; this encodes MKTVREPLWAATFHALARRPGVILFLGASDTGKTTFVRSCAAHFCRSGVAPVAILDSDIGQSTVGPPATVGLSMLVRPSSTRRSLPCHALSFVGSVSPVGHLLQIAVATRTLADEALRRGAKAVLIDTTGLVVGTAGFQLKSAKIALLDPQHVVAFQRRNELEPVLSLFEHRPNLAIHRLPACRSARLRSLAERYRYRTRRFRAYFRRARSLAFDASRLIVLSPPSGRLGSSAEPLLPLLSLDRLSPESLKGLLVGLNYDYNRTVALGLIQRLHSRGDTIEILAPLREASCVRVIQISNIRLARRGEDLGE